The Chrysiogenia bacterium genome segment ACGCTCGTAGCGCTCGATCCACCGGCACACCGAGTCGGTTGCGTTTTCGAAGCCGCGCACATCATCGCACACGCCCTGCAGGCGCTTCTGCACGCTGGCGATCTCCACGATGGGCGCGCGCATCTCTTCGATCACCCGCTGGTCGGTGGCCGGGTCGAGGGCCGCACTTGCGCTGCGAAGCAGGTCCGAGAGCGCGCCGACCAGCCGTGCCAGTTCGTGGGTCATCTCAAGGAGCGGCGGCAGAATGTCTTCCTGGAAGAGCGCCTCATCGTGACGCTCGCGCGTGATGCGGAGCTTCGCCGACTTGGGCGGCACGCCGCCGCTGGTGCGCGCGGTCTCGAAGGCCAGAAAGCTGCCCACGGCATCGGCGAGCTGGGGAAAGAGCATGTCCACGCGGCGGCGCGCCGCACGCACCTGCTCGCGCACACGCTGCAGGTGCTCGTCGAGCAGCCGCGCAGTGGCAACGTCGTCGAGCTGTTCATGGTGTTTGAGCGCGCGCATCTCGAGGCGCGAGAGCAGGCCCTTGTTCTCGTTGCGCTTGGAAACAAGCCGCCACAGCAGCCGGTCGATGCGCGGGCGCGTAATCCGCGCGCTCAGCGACCCGGTCGCCGCTTCTTCGAGGTGGTGGCCTTCATCGAGGATGAGATCCTGAAAGGGCGGCAACACGGCGGCTTCGTTGTACTGGCCCAGCTCGGCGCGCAGCGCCAGATCGGCCAGCAGCAGGTGGTGGTTCACGATCAGGATATCGGCGGCCGCGGCCTGTCTGCGCGAGTTGTAGTAGAAGCACTGGTTGTAGTGTGGGCATGCGGTGCGCAGCGTCTGATCGGAGGCCGAGGCGATTTTCTCCCAGTTCTCAAAGCGCGGCTCGAAGGGAAGCTCGGTGCGCGCGCCGCTCTGGGAGGTTTCCGCCCAGTCGAGCAGACGTTCGAGCTCGCCTTCATCGCCCTCGTCTTCGTCGAAGAGATCCTGTTCGGCGGGCTCTCCGAGCTGGCGGCGCACCTCGGCGGCCTTGCGCTTGCACACATAGTTGCCGCGGCCCATGACAAGCGCCGCCTTCACCGGTTCGCCCAGCGCGCGCTCGAGAATCGGGATGTCCTTGTTGAGTAGCTGATCCTGCAGGTTTTTCGTCGCGGTCGAGACGACAACGCGGCGCTTTTCCGCCTTCACCTTGTGAATCGCGGGCACCAGGTAGGCAAGCGACTTGCCGACGCCCGTTCCGGCCTCGACGCAGATAACCTGTCCGCCGTTCAAAGCGGTGGCAATGGCGCGGGCCATCTCGCGCTGCTCGGGACGGACTTCAAACCCGTCGATGGCTTTTTCGAGAGCGCCACCCTCGTCGAAGATGTGCGCAATGGCGTCTTCGTCGAGTGGGTCGGGCCGCGCGCTGGGGCGAAGTGGCTCCACCACGCGGTAGACCTGATCGGCGGCGTTGTCGATGATGTAGAAACCTACCCCGTTGTTGCCAAATCCCGTCGCGATGGAGAGATCCGCGTCCGAGGGGCGCAGGTCAGCCGCCTCTCCCCTGGCCGAGGGATGGTTGTGGATCACCACATCGCCCGGACGAGCGCTGGCATGAATGGCGGGCACGCTGTACTCGTTGCCGCGCGCCAGCGCCGTCACTGATTCCACCACGCCGCCGCGCCCGGCCTGTCCGATGAAGAACACCTCGCGCCCAAGCGCCTGGGCGATCTCGCCGCGTAGGGTCTCACGCGCCGCGTCCGAGAAATACGGCGCGGCATCGAGAACCGGTTGGGGTGCTGTGGGGGAGTCACTCATGCTCGGAGCGCCAGTGTGGCACCGGGCCCGCGCGGGGGGAAGCGGGACAGGAGGATGGGGGCCTCTTCCTTGCCCGTCACCCCCGGAGGCGTTACACCTGCTCACGCGGCCTGCCCTCTGATTGGGGCGGCGGGCTTGTGAGAAAGAGACATGGACGAGCTTCTCGAAAAACTGCGCAGCGGGGACCGGCGGGCGCTGGCGCGGCTGATTTCCCGGGTGGAGGACCGTGACCCCCGGGTGCGGCCCATTCTCTCGGAGGTCTACGATGCCCGGGCGAAGATCCGTTCACTGGGCATCACGGGGCCGCCGGGGGCGGGAAAAAGCACGCTGACCGACCAGCTCATCGCCGAGATTCGCGCGCGCGGGGAGAGCGTGGCCATCGCGGCCATCGATCCTTCGAGTCCGTTTTCGGGCGGCGCGGTGCTGGGCGACCGCATCCGCATGAACCGCCACGCCACCGACACCGGCGTCTTCATCCGCAGCTTCGGCACGCGCGGCACGCTGGGCGGGCTCTCGAGCGCCACGCGCGAGGTGCTGCACCTCTTCGCCGCTGCGGGATTCGACTGGGCGATCGTCGAGACCGTCGGCGTCGGGCAGAGCGAGCTCGACATCATGGACGTGGCCGACACGACCGTCGTCGTGCTTGTGCCCGAGGCCGGCGACACGGTGCAGACCATGAAAGCAGGCCTGCTGGAGATCGCCGACATCTTCGTCGTCAACAAGGCCGACCGCGAGGGCGCCCAGCGCATGAGCGCCGACCTCGAAAACATGGTCCACATGCAGGAGGCCTCCGAGTGGAGCGTGCCGGTTCTCAAGACCCAGGCCAACGCGGGCAAGGGCGTGACCGAAGTGCTCGATGCAATTACCTCCCACCAGGACACCCTGCAGGGAAGCGCCCGGCAGAAAGAACGACGGGCCCAGGCGCGCCGGAGTGAGTTCGTCGAAGTACTGGTCGAAGAGCTGCGCGCGCGAATCGGCACCTCGCTCGGGGAAGGGGAACTGGCCAAAGTGGCCGACTCGCTCGCCAAGGGCAGTACCAATCCCTACGCAGCAGCCCTGGACGTGCTTGCCGATCCGGCACTGCTGGCCCGCCTCATCGAAAAGTAGTCCTTCATGCAGGGATTTACCCCAAGGGCCTTGCCCCTCTATGATAGGAATCTCCACTGCTGATGCCGGAAAGCACTGCGTGAGCCTTGAAGGGAGAGCGCTCGCCCCATGGTCGTTTATGACAAGCGATATTCGGTCCTGCTGGCCGACGACACCGAGGCCTTCCGCGTCGGTCTTATCGACGCCATGCGCATGGCCCCCTGCGACATCGACCAGGTCACCGACGGCACCGCCGCTCTCGAAGCGATCCTCGAAAAAGACGTGCGCCACTACGACCTGATCGTCCTCGACCAGGTGATGCCCGGTCTGACCGGTGAGCAGATCGCCCACAAACTCAGCGAACTAAAGCGCAAGGAACGCGTGCTGATTCTCACGGGCGTGCGCAGCCAGGACATCGACATTTCGTCCCTGCCGGGCCACATCGTCATCGCGCTGCTGGACAAGTCCCGCCCCGTCGACGAGCTTTCCTACGCCATCAACAACTGCCTGTTCGAGCGCGATGCCAACGCGCG includes the following:
- a CDS encoding DEAD/DEAH box helicase, yielding MSDSPTAPQPVLDAAPYFSDAARETLRGEIAQALGREVFFIGQAGRGGVVESVTALARGNEYSVPAIHASARPGDVVIHNHPSARGEAADLRPSDADLSIATGFGNNGVGFYIIDNAADQVYRVVEPLRPSARPDPLDEDAIAHIFDEGGALEKAIDGFEVRPEQREMARAIATALNGGQVICVEAGTGVGKSLAYLVPAIHKVKAEKRRVVVSTATKNLQDQLLNKDIPILERALGEPVKAALVMGRGNYVCKRKAAEVRRQLGEPAEQDLFDEDEGDEGELERLLDWAETSQSGARTELPFEPRFENWEKIASASDQTLRTACPHYNQCFYYNSRRQAAAADILIVNHHLLLADLALRAELGQYNEAAVLPPFQDLILDEGHHLEEAATGSLSARITRPRIDRLLWRLVSKRNENKGLLSRLEMRALKHHEQLDDVATARLLDEHLQRVREQVRAARRRVDMLFPQLADAVGSFLAFETARTSGGVPPKSAKLRITRERHDEALFQEDILPPLLEMTHELARLVGALSDLLRSASAALDPATDQRVIEEMRAPIVEIASVQKRLQGVCDDVRGFENATDSVCRWIERYERRGKPQLELASAPIDLAEPLRRIVFGALETCTVTSATLTVDGKFKYFAKRTGVDGLEEERRLTLMLSSPFDYEEQAILALPDDLPSPQSAEFDRELPRRLVRLAELAGGGSFFLFTSYGSLRRAWDACADELRALGLSPLRQGESSREQILKSFKASERSVLFAVSSFWEGVDVPGDTLRQVVICRLPFAVPDEPIIEARCEAIEKNGGSAFMEYSLPQAVLRLRQGFGRLIRTRRDRGAVVVLDSRILQKRYGGTFLRSLPPAQRVIGPWMEIEESLGLFFRPGEEEIEKARGHR
- the meaB gene encoding methylmalonyl Co-A mutase-associated GTPase MeaB; the encoded protein is MDELLEKLRSGDRRALARLISRVEDRDPRVRPILSEVYDARAKIRSLGITGPPGAGKSTLTDQLIAEIRARGESVAIAAIDPSSPFSGGAVLGDRIRMNRHATDTGVFIRSFGTRGTLGGLSSATREVLHLFAAAGFDWAIVETVGVGQSELDIMDVADTTVVVLVPEAGDTVQTMKAGLLEIADIFVVNKADREGAQRMSADLENMVHMQEASEWSVPVLKTQANAGKGVTEVLDAITSHQDTLQGSARQKERRAQARRSEFVEVLVEELRARIGTSLGEGELAKVADSLAKGSTNPYAAALDVLADPALLARLIEK
- a CDS encoding response regulator, which encodes MVVYDKRYSVLLADDTEAFRVGLIDAMRMAPCDIDQVTDGTAALEAILEKDVRHYDLIVLDQVMPGLTGEQIAHKLSELKRKERVLILTGVRSQDIDISSLPGHIVIALLDKSRPVDELSYAINNCLFERDANAREWPRVPIKAMAQFRAMGTWKVGRIWDISHNALQLRANQVLTPGEITEMKFFLPRGKIAVETKAKILWHRHLDDASSNAEAHGLHFVDIGEKAHREVIKFVDERADELLLLK